Below is a genomic region from Diabrotica undecimpunctata isolate CICGRU chromosome 7, icDiaUnde3, whole genome shotgun sequence.
CACAACCACTGTTCCAAATTCAGACTGCAAAGACAAGAGCTGCCACAAGGAGCTGTTATCAGCTGTCAATTGTTCAACTTAATGATAAACGACGTGCTCGAAATGATTAGAAAGACACCTGGTGTGGAAGCCCTCCTGTATGCTGATGACCTTCTAATATGGGCATTAAGTAGCAGTCTGAGAGCGCTCGATAGAGTAATGAACCAGGCTCTGAAAAATCTAGAAAAATGGGCAAATAAAAACTGTCTAACAGTCAGTACAACCAAAACCGTATATCAAGTACTAAGCCTTTCAGCAAAACAGACTGCTGTCAAGCTGACGTAAAAAGGAGTTGATCTGGAAAGACAGGACGTAACAAAATACTTGGGGGTGTACATAGATAAGAAAATGACGTGGAAACCTCAAATCGACGACATTGCAGAGAAAGCCACAAAGAGATGTCGACTGCTCAAACGTCTCACAGCAACAAAGTGGGGCGCCACGCAAGATGTCCTGGTAGCAACATACAAAACCTATGTCCGGCCGATATTAGAATATGGGAGTGAAGTTACAATAACTGCGAGTACAAACACCACCTCCAAGCTTGAAGTCGCCCAGAACACTGCCCTTCGCGTCATCACCGGTGCTCCAAAATCAACACCGATTACATTAATGGAAGCCCAGACCGGTATTGAACCAATACAATGCCGCAGAGAGCAACACGCGTTAACCTTCTGGGAAAGGCAAAGACGAATACTTCCACAAAAATGGGACGAATATAGACAAGCAGCCTCACGTCTTAAAACACAAACCACTCCGCTTACAGTAGCAaaccaaatcatggaaaaatacaacattgtcctgtcggaagccgcccccttcccagcgcaaaccacactggcccgctctctaccaaacacagaattactgcttgaaaaccataacgacccgaagcacttatcgtcagacattgccctaaggaaagccgccctagagacgatacacaccaagtACCCAGCACATGAGTGGCTCCACATCTACTGCGATGGATCCTTGATGCCGGACTCGGGAAGAACAGGAGCAGGATATGTCTCAACGTTCTTCAAAGGCTCCATAGCTGTGGGTGTCCCTCTCACCAACTACGACGGCGAAATTGCTGCTATACACGAAGCTGCAAAAAATCTTGAGAATTTCCAACACCCCCAAAAAGTTGCCTTCTTCATCGACTGCCAAGCCGCAATCCTCGCCCTGTCGACAAATCGATACGCCGactgtgccaaaacaatatcttgccgcgtacaactatcgaacttgatggaaaaagggtggctgattactctacaatggatccctaGTCATGTCGGTGTCGAAGGAAATGAAGCAgatgaacttgcaaaagaagGTACTACTCTTCTACAGCCCCCTAGCTTCCAATCgtacacatcagcaaagtccaccattagaagaggaatcaaagcgaagataaaagcgcagcaaatacaagccggtgctggaaaatcttgggcccacctaatagagtcaccaatc
It encodes:
- the LOC140446264 gene encoding uncharacterized protein — translated: MTWKPQIDDIAEKATKRCRLLKRLTATKWGATQDVLVATYKTYVRPILEYGSEVTITASTNTTSKLEVAQNTALRVITGAPKSTPITLMEAQTGIEPIQCRREQHALTFWERQRRILPQKWDEYRQAASRLKTQTTPLTVFEGYINKGRGTSPYYPQKQRNYISNLQVDQYIDQ